One window of Channa argus isolate prfri chromosome 4, Channa argus male v1.0, whole genome shotgun sequence genomic DNA carries:
- the si:dkeyp-59c12.1 gene encoding ras-related and estrogen-regulated growth inhibitor-like protein — translation MDVNIVVMGTESVGKSALTVRLLTRRFIGEYGDIESIYSHSFMVDGREITLNIWDSPYSEHFSAETSLLEKKVQWADGYILVYSICDRASFNSVSRFIQTIKSTKDYLNTDKVPIVIVGNKRDLHHRRTVLSEEGRLLALNTNCHFYEVSAAENYHSVLMAFHGLVDRMKDIKVTTKKPMRFKGIVKSMSAVFARKRTDSF, via the exons ATGGATGTGAACATTGTTGTTATGGGGACAGAGAGCGTCGGAAAGTCAG cGCTGACTGTGCGTCTCCTGACCCGCAGATTCATCGGAGAGTATGGAGACATTG AGTCCATCTACAGCCACAGTTTTATGGTGGATGGGAGAGAGATCACTCTTAATATTTGGGATTCACCTTATTCTGAG CATTTTTCTGCGGAGACATCTCTCTTAGAAAAGAAGGTCCAGTGGGCAGATGGCTACATCCTCGTCTACAGCATCTGTGACAGGGCCAGTTTCAACAGCGTCAGCAGGTTTATTCAGACCATCAAGTCCACCAAAGACTACCTGAACACAGACAAAGTGCCCATAGTGATTGTAGGTAACAAGAGGGACCTGCACCACAGGCGGACGGTCCTGAGCGAGGAGGGAAGGCTGCTGGCTCTCAACACCAACTGCCACTTCTACGAGGTGTCAGCGGCTGAGAACTACCACAGTGTGCTCATGGCCTTTCACGGGCTGGTGGACAGAATGAAGGACATTAAGGTGACCACAAAAAAGCCGATGAGATTCAAGGGCATAGTGAAAAGCatgtctgcagtgtttgcaAGGAAAAGGACAGACTCGTTTTAG